One Malania oleifera isolate guangnan ecotype guangnan chromosome 9, ASM2987363v1, whole genome shotgun sequence DNA segment encodes these proteins:
- the LOC131163659 gene encoding uncharacterized protein LOC131163659 isoform X3 codes for MAVGQQAAAEAAKSSLSIFCVTLLLISTQLLIQSPTVLAAPPALVSSQQSISSHFGIQVKKEGRHRQHYALKDNEGTCSASNGCGALDTLGPGKSYNEGRKRVCCPSNNEQRHP; via the exons ATGGCGGTTGGTCAGCAGGCAGCAGCAGAAGCAGCTAAGTCCTCTCTGAGTATCTTCTGTGTTACCCTCCTGCTAATTTCCACCCAGCTGCTGATTCAATCCCCCACAGTGCTTGCAGCTCCACCAGCTTTAGTATCATCCCAGCAGTCAATAA GTTCGCATTTTGGTATCCAAGTTAAGAAAGAAGGTCGTCATCGACAACATTATGCGCTTAAGGACAATGAAGGTACCTGCTCAGCATCTAATGGATGTGGAGCACTAGACACATTAGGTCCTGGAAAGTCATACAATGAAGGCCGAAAACGAGTTTGTTGCCCATCAAATAATGAACAGAGGCACCCTTAA
- the LOC131163659 gene encoding uncharacterized protein LOC131163659 isoform X2, with amino-acid sequence MAVGQQAAAEAAKSSLSIFCVTLLLISTQLLIQSPTVLAAPPALVSSQQSIKKVVFDNINSRKMHGGLKDNKGSRSAPDGCGALEAVGHGDAYNRARLGNPSTNAPGIRRGPCPPGSKPRHPRMHP; translated from the exons ATGGCGGTTGGTCAGCAGGCAGCAGCAGAAGCAGCTAAGTCCTCTCTGAGTATCTTCTGTGTTACCCTCCTGCTAATTTCCACCCAGCTGCTGATTCAATCCCCCACAGTGCTTGCAGCTCCACCAGCTTTAGTATCATCCCAGCAGTCAATAA AGAAGGTCGTGTTCGACAACATTAATAGTAGAAAGATGCATGGGGGGCTTAAGGACAATAAAGGTAGTCGCTCGGCACCTGATGGATGTGGAGCACTAGAAGCAGTAGGTCATGGAGATGCATACAATCGAGCACGTCTTGGAAATCCATCCACAAATGCTCCTGGAATTCGTCGAGGTCCTTGCCCACCGGGTAGCAAGCCCAGGCACCCTCGCATGCATCCTTAA
- the LOC131163659 gene encoding uncharacterized protein LOC131163659 isoform X4: MAVGQQAAAEAAKSSLSIFCVTLLLISTQLLIQSPTVLAAPPALVSSQQSITESSKRQRKKKAFQKKRKRKQPDEIIRGSCSKDGKRNDGHHAYLERRSSSARTKRYQRRRK, translated from the exons ATGGCGGTTGGTCAGCAGGCAGCAGCAGAAGCAGCTAAGTCCTCTCTGAGTATCTTCTGTGTTACCCTCCTGCTAATTTCCACCCAGCTGCTGATTCAATCCCCCACAGTGCTTGCAGCTCCACCAGCTTTAGTATCATCCCAGCAGTCAATAA CTGAGAGTAGTAAGAGACAGCGTAAGAAGAAAGCTTttcagaaaaaaagaaaaagaaaacaaccaGATGAAATTATTAGAGGCAGCTGTAGCAAAGATGGTAAAAGAAATGATGGGCACCATGCATATCTCGAAAGACGCTCATCATCTGCAAGAACCAAAAGATATCAAAGAAGACGAAAATAG
- the LOC131163659 gene encoding uncharacterized protein LOC131163659 isoform X1, with amino-acid sequence MAVGQQAAAEAAKSSLSIFCVTLLLISTQLLIQSPTVLAAPPALVSSQQSIKEKVVFDNINSRKMHGGLKDNKGSRSAPDGCGALEAVGHGDAYNRARLGNPSTNAPGIRRGPCPPGSKPRHPRMHP; translated from the exons ATGGCGGTTGGTCAGCAGGCAGCAGCAGAAGCAGCTAAGTCCTCTCTGAGTATCTTCTGTGTTACCCTCCTGCTAATTTCCACCCAGCTGCTGATTCAATCCCCCACAGTGCTTGCAGCTCCACCAGCTTTAGTATCATCCCAGCAGTCAATAA AAGAGAAGGTCGTGTTCGACAACATTAATAGTAGAAAGATGCATGGGGGGCTTAAGGACAATAAAGGTAGTCGCTCGGCACCTGATGGATGTGGAGCACTAGAAGCAGTAGGTCATGGAGATGCATACAATCGAGCACGTCTTGGAAATCCATCCACAAATGCTCCTGGAATTCGTCGAGGTCCTTGCCCACCGGGTAGCAAGCCCAGGCACCCTCGCATGCATCCTTAA